In Alosa sapidissima isolate fAloSap1 chromosome 4, fAloSap1.pri, whole genome shotgun sequence, the following are encoded in one genomic region:
- the fezf2 gene encoding fez family zinc finger protein 2 isoform X2, which translates to MANSLPLETVMACPGLGSRTGATAAPKALAFSIDRIMSKTSEPKGSSGDRRGLDVSEGKKMVGLCSPIPCMIPIQHFGYDLQAKALMNYSELWKANFRGTLCTSAGMCKANCGMCGKTDSGFKHSLLPGARVIKPQVIHQAMAMPTNGSLYYFNYLDSAYHQSDLLSGHLFSSALANSQAQASLSAHHKLLLLENAKLASATADKFPTPQYPHKEHLPGQLDQIVKENHTLSSEKNGAKAHNKANNCAADGKPKNFTCEVCGKVFNAHYNLTRHMPVHTGARPFVCKVCGKGFRQASTLCRHKIIHTQEKPHKCNQCGKAFNRSSTLNTHVRIHAGYKPFICEFCGKGFHQKGNYKNHKLTHSGEKQFKCSICNKAFHQVYNLTFHMHTHNDKKPFTCGTCGKGFCRNFDLKKHIRKLHDNTIIAGNDSSRGLPS; encoded by the exons ATGGCAAACTCTCTTCCTCTCGAAACGGTCATGGCCTGCCCGGGACTAGGCAGCAGGACAGGGGCCACTGCTGCACCGAAGGCCCTGGCTTTCTCCATCGACAGGATCATGTCCAAGACTTCGGAACCAAAGGGCTCGTCGGGCGACCGCCGAGGACTGGACGTCTCCGAGGGCAAAAAGATGGTCGGCCTGTGTTCTCCTATACCCTGCATGATTCCCATCCAGCATTTCGGCTACGACTTGCAAGCCAAGGCGCTGATGAACTACTCCGAGTTGTGGAAAGCTAATTTTCGGGGCACACTATGCACTTCTGCCGGGATGTGCAAAGCCAACTGCGGGATGTGTGGCAAAACAGACTCGGGGTTCAAGCACTCCTTGCTCCCGGGGGCCAGAGTGATCAAACCCCAAGTCATTCACCAAGCCATGGCGATGCCAACCAACGGTTCTTTGTACTATTTCAATTATTTGGACTCTGCATATCACCAGTCAGATTTGCTAAGCGGACATTTGTTCTCATCTGCCTTGGCTAATTCTCAGGCGCAAGCTTCCCTTAGCGCACACCACAAACTTCTGCTGTTGGAGAACGCAAAACTGGCTAGCGCAACTGCGGACAAATTCCCAACACCGCAGTACCCACATAAAGAGCACCTACCGGGACAACTGGACCAGATTGTGAAAGAGAACCACACCTTGTCGTCGGAAAAAAATGGAGCGAAAGCGCACAATAAAGCCAATAATTGCGCAGCGGACGGGAAACCCAAAAACTTCACTTGCGAAGTATGCGGAAAG GTGTTTAATGCCCACTATAACCTCACGCGTCACATGCCGGTACACACGGGCGCAAGACCTTTTGTGTGTAAAGTATGCGGAAAGGGATTCCGCCAGGCGAGCACACTATGCAGACACAAAATCATCCACACGCAG gagaAACCACACAAGTGCAACCAGTGCGGGAAAGCGTTCAACAGAAGCTCAACCTTAAACACTCATGTCCGAATCCACGCAGGATACAAACCTTTTATCTGTGAATTCTGTGGCAAAGGTTTTCATCAAAAAG GAAACTACAAAAACCACAAGCTGACGCACAGCGGAGAGAAGCAGTTCAAGTGCTCCATCTGTAACAAGGCCTTCCACCAAGTCTACAACCTTACTTTCCATATGCATACCCACAACGACAAGAAACCCTTCACCTGCGGCACGTGTGGCAAAGGCTTCTGCCGGAACTTTGACTTGAAAAAGCACATAAGGAAATTGCACGATAATACGATAATTGCGGGAAATGATTCTTCCAGAGGACTCCCAAGCTGA
- the fezf2 gene encoding fez family zinc finger protein 2 isoform X1: protein MCVLAFLKFRRRGLGGRLRDRCSHQVGLKMANSLPLETVMACPGLGSRTGATAAPKALAFSIDRIMSKTSEPKGSSGDRRGLDVSEGKKMVGLCSPIPCMIPIQHFGYDLQAKALMNYSELWKANFRGTLCTSAGMCKANCGMCGKTDSGFKHSLLPGARVIKPQVIHQAMAMPTNGSLYYFNYLDSAYHQSDLLSGHLFSSALANSQAQASLSAHHKLLLLENAKLASATADKFPTPQYPHKEHLPGQLDQIVKENHTLSSEKNGAKAHNKANNCAADGKPKNFTCEVCGKVFNAHYNLTRHMPVHTGARPFVCKVCGKGFRQASTLCRHKIIHTQEKPHKCNQCGKAFNRSSTLNTHVRIHAGYKPFICEFCGKGFHQKGNYKNHKLTHSGEKQFKCSICNKAFHQVYNLTFHMHTHNDKKPFTCGTCGKGFCRNFDLKKHIRKLHDNTIIAGNDSSRGLPS, encoded by the exons ATGTGTGTCCTGGCTTTTCTGAAATTCAGGAGGCGAGGACTGGGCGGCCGGCTGCGCGATCGCTGCTCACACCAAGTTGGACTAAAAATGGCAAACTCTCTTCCTCTCGAAACGGTCATGGCCTGCCCGGGACTAGGCAGCAGGACAGGGGCCACTGCTGCACCGAAGGCCCTGGCTTTCTCCATCGACAGGATCATGTCCAAGACTTCGGAACCAAAGGGCTCGTCGGGCGACCGCCGAGGACTGGACGTCTCCGAGGGCAAAAAGATGGTCGGCCTGTGTTCTCCTATACCCTGCATGATTCCCATCCAGCATTTCGGCTACGACTTGCAAGCCAAGGCGCTGATGAACTACTCCGAGTTGTGGAAAGCTAATTTTCGGGGCACACTATGCACTTCTGCCGGGATGTGCAAAGCCAACTGCGGGATGTGTGGCAAAACAGACTCGGGGTTCAAGCACTCCTTGCTCCCGGGGGCCAGAGTGATCAAACCCCAAGTCATTCACCAAGCCATGGCGATGCCAACCAACGGTTCTTTGTACTATTTCAATTATTTGGACTCTGCATATCACCAGTCAGATTTGCTAAGCGGACATTTGTTCTCATCTGCCTTGGCTAATTCTCAGGCGCAAGCTTCCCTTAGCGCACACCACAAACTTCTGCTGTTGGAGAACGCAAAACTGGCTAGCGCAACTGCGGACAAATTCCCAACACCGCAGTACCCACATAAAGAGCACCTACCGGGACAACTGGACCAGATTGTGAAAGAGAACCACACCTTGTCGTCGGAAAAAAATGGAGCGAAAGCGCACAATAAAGCCAATAATTGCGCAGCGGACGGGAAACCCAAAAACTTCACTTGCGAAGTATGCGGAAAG GTGTTTAATGCCCACTATAACCTCACGCGTCACATGCCGGTACACACGGGCGCAAGACCTTTTGTGTGTAAAGTATGCGGAAAGGGATTCCGCCAGGCGAGCACACTATGCAGACACAAAATCATCCACACGCAG gagaAACCACACAAGTGCAACCAGTGCGGGAAAGCGTTCAACAGAAGCTCAACCTTAAACACTCATGTCCGAATCCACGCAGGATACAAACCTTTTATCTGTGAATTCTGTGGCAAAGGTTTTCATCAAAAAG GAAACTACAAAAACCACAAGCTGACGCACAGCGGAGAGAAGCAGTTCAAGTGCTCCATCTGTAACAAGGCCTTCCACCAAGTCTACAACCTTACTTTCCATATGCATACCCACAACGACAAGAAACCCTTCACCTGCGGCACGTGTGGCAAAGGCTTCTGCCGGAACTTTGACTTGAAAAAGCACATAAGGAAATTGCACGATAATACGATAATTGCGGGAAATGATTCTTCCAGAGGACTCCCAAGCTGA